From a single Amphiprion ocellaris isolate individual 3 ecotype Okinawa chromosome 18, ASM2253959v1, whole genome shotgun sequence genomic region:
- the adgra1a gene encoding adhesion G protein-coupled receptor A1: MDLKRVLSFPPYPGGYLHPVVYACTAVMLLCLLVSIMTYFVHHSVIRISRNGWHTLLNFLFHTGLTFGVFAGGINQINLPFVCQIVGIVLHYASLSTMLWLTFTARNICEDVSKDPLQAQDRNAPAQTRQKPTILRFYLVSDGIPLIIVGITAAFGMDNYGSRDDALYCWMAWEPSLGGFYAPVSLLVLVMCVYFLCTYIQLKRHPERKYELRLLREEQQQLSSNESNHHCHTESGGSSGPAGDCPPFAAGVSVLANEHSFKSQLRATAFTLFLFLATWALGALAVSLGHFLDMIFSCLYGAFCVTLGLFLLIQHCAKRDDVWHRWWACCPSKSKTDDGNGDGQSRRQVLHQPHCHLNPPFSGKQSLLSPHLMQSPFHKMTPPPQSPTANHTAPCCLAVMSPVTASPVTPLIEPVPSPRPQSLPDELPRPTLPLQSCLTDRTKSRSFNRPRPLLKDYHSHMTSTSMDGSVHSSHLDSPHAAHHLDSSPLVSSSPHPDLQLACPSPQLDKQLASCHSLQRQTSCHSVQESMASCHSHAHNMHDSITSCHSLLLPSHGVHTCQWRMYSSADHSSSTSCCEKSDPFTLQYQQDPDIYSCMSKTADQEKDSLCVEVEHKGFPRNTLPRHATIGRRGAIGRNRSLQEDGLFGSDATGNIRTGPWKNETTV; encoded by the exons ATG GATCTGAAGAGAGTGCTGTCCTTTCCTCCATACCCTGGGGGTTACCTGCATCCAGTGGTGTATGCCTGCACTGCAGTCATGCTGCTCTGTCTGCTCGTCTCCATCATGACTTACTTTGTCCACCACAG TGTGATTCGGATCAGCAGGAATGGCTGGCACACACTCCTCAACTTCCTCTTCCATACTGGACTgacatttggagtttttgctGGTGGCATCAATCAGATCAACTTACCATTTGTGTGTCAGATT GTTGGTATTGTACTCCACTATGCTTCTTTGTCTACCATGCTGTGGCTGACGTTTACTGCTAGAAACATCTGTGAAGACGTGTCCAAAGACCCACTTCAAGCCCAGGACAGGAATGCACCAGCCCAAACTCGCCAGAAACCAACTATCCTCAG attttatcttGTAAGTGATGGAATTCCACTCATAATTGTTGGAATTACAGCAGCATTTGGTATGGATAACTATGGCAGTAGGGATGATGCTTTATA tTGCTGGATGGCGTGGGAACCAAGCCTGGGAGGGTTCTATGCCCCCGTGAGTCTTCTGGTCTTAGTCATGTGTGTGTACTTTTTGTGCACCTACATCCAGCTAAAGCGCCACCCAGAGAGGAAATACGAGCTGCGGCTTCTGAGGGAGGAGCAGCAACAGTTGTCATCTAATGAATCAAACCACCACTGCCACACTGAGAGTGGGGGATCGTCAGGGCCGGCTGGGGACTGTCCACCATTTGCTGCAGGTGTATCAGTACTGGCCAATGAGCACTCATTTAAATCTCAGCTCCGGGCAACAGCCTTCACCCTGTTTCTGTTCCTGGCTACCTGGGCTTTGGGAGCGTTGGCGGTGTCACTGGGGCATTTTCTGGACATGATATTCAGCTGTCTGTATGGGGCTTTTTGTGTCACTCTGGGACTCTTTCTTCTAATCCAGCATTGTGCCAAACGTGATGATGTGTGGCACCGTTGGTGGGCTTGTTGCCCGTCCAAGTCCAAGACAGATGACGGGAATGGGGACGGACAGAGCCGAAGGCAGGTGCTCCATCAGCCACACTGCCACCTGAACCCCCCGTTCTCAGGCAAGCAGTCGCTGCTTTCTCCTCACCTTATGCAAAGTCCtttccacaaaatgacaccaccTCCCCAGAGCCCAACAGCGAATCACACAGCTCCATGCTGCTTGGCTGTGATGAGTCCCGTCACCGCATCCCCCGTCACACCCCTCATTGAGCCAGTGCCCTCACCACGGCCACAGTCACTTCCTGATGAGCTCCCTCGTCCGACTCTTCCCCTACAGAGCTGCCTTACTGACAGAACAAAGTCACGCTCCTTTAACCGGCCACGCCCGTTACTCAAGGACTACCATTCCCACATGACCTCCACCAGTATGGATGGGAGTGTGCACAGCTCTCACCTGGACAGCCCTCATGCTGCACACCACCTAGACAGCTCACCACTGGTTTCCAGCAGCCCACATCCAGATCTCCAGCTTGCCTGTCCCAGCCCTCAATTAGATAAGCAGCTGGCTTCGTGCCACAGCCTGCAACGCCAGACGTCCTGCCACAGCGTACAAGAGTCAATGGCTTCCTGTCACAGCCACGCCCACAACATGCATGACAGTATCACATCTTGTCACAGCTTACTTCTGCCTTCTCATGGGGTTCACACATGCCAGTGGCGCATGTACAGCTCAGCTGACCACTCTTCCAGCACAAGCTGTTGTGAGAAATCCGATCCCTTCACCTTGCAATACCAGCAAGACCCTGACATTTACAGTTGCATGTCAAAAACAGCAGACCAAGAgaaagactctctctgtgttgAGGTAGAGCATAAAGGTTTCCCAAGAAATACCCTGCCACGGCATGCCACTATAGGTCGGCGGGGGGCCATTGGGCGAAACAGGAGTCTGCAAGAAGATGGCCTGTTTGGTTCAGATGCTACAGGAAACATACGTACTGGCCCTTGGAAGAATGAAACAACAGTATAG
- the LOC118470576 gene encoding golgin subfamily A member 6-like protein 7, with protein sequence MDDVDEIQEQLELKDREILKLEKENQSLSVTLKAAQNLQRDEGKSLEDSKELQEQKKALDEERKEVQKAKKELEQKTKDLHEEKIFLEKQQKELQTHQTELEQKDKDLQEKKIFLEKQQEKLQTNQKELKQKSEDLHKEKIFLEKQKKEVLINWIAIEQKDKGLQEGKMCLDKQKKEVQTSKRELEQQRKDLQKEKNLLLKLKNEVQRNMKQLEQKTYKLQDVKEELEHDRKQLQNQKKHQRR encoded by the coding sequence ATGGACGATGTCGATGAAATTCAAGAGCAGCTAGAACTCAAAGACAGAGAGATCTTGAAACTCGAAAAGGAGAACCAGAGTCTCTCTGTTACTCTCAAAGCTGCCCAGAACCTGCAGAGAGATGAAGGCAAATCTCTGGAGGACAGCAAAGAGCTGCAAGAGCAGAAAAAAGCCCTTgatgaggaaagaaaagaggTTCAGAAAGCCAAGAAAGAGCTCGAGCAGAAGACAAAAGATCTGCATGAGGAAAAGATCTTTCTggagaaacaacagaaagaacTCCAGACTCACCAGACAGAGCTGGAGCAGAAGGACAAAGATCTGCAAGAAAAGAAGATCTTTCTGgagaaacaacaagaaaaactcCAGACAAACCAGAAAGAGCTCAAGCAGAAGAGCGAAGATCTGCACAAGGAAAAGATCTTtcttgaaaaacagaaaaaagaagtcCTGATAAACTGGATAGCAATTGAGCAGAAGGACAAAGGGCTTCAAGAAGGAAAGATGTGTCTGgacaagcagaaaaaagaagTCCAGACAAGTAAGAGAGAACTCGAGCAGCAGAGAAAAGATCTGCAAAAAGAGAAGAACTTACTTCTcaagctgaaaaatgaagtgcAGAGAAACATGAAACAGCTCGAGCAGAAGACCTATAAGCTGCAAGACGTCAAGGAGGAGCTGGAGCAcgacagaaaacagctgcagaaccAAAAAAAGCATCAGAGGAGATAA